In a single window of the Esox lucius isolate fEsoLuc1 chromosome 22, fEsoLuc1.pri, whole genome shotgun sequence genome:
- the tnika gene encoding TRAF2 and NCK-interacting protein kinase isoform X9 → MATDSPARSLDEIDLSALRDPAGIFELVELVGNGTYGQVYKGRHVKTGQLAAIKVMDVTGDEEEEIKAEINMLKKYSHHRNIATYYGAFIKKNPPGADDQLWLVMEFCGAGSVTDLIKNTKGNSLKEEWTAYICREILRGLTHLHQHKVIHRDIKGQNVLLTENAEVKLVDFGVSAQLDRTVGRRNTFIGTPYWMAPEVIACDENPEATYDFKSDLWSLGITAIEMAEGAPPLCDMHPMRALFLIPRNPAPRLKSKKWSKKFQSFIESCLVKSHGQRPSTEQLLKHPFIRELPNERQVRIQLKDHIDRTKKKRGERDETEYEYSGSEEEEEEERNVGETSSIINIPGESTLRRDFLRLQLANKERSEALRRQQLEQQQNEEHKRLLLAERQKRIEEQKEQRRRLEEQQRRERELRKQQEREQRRRYEEMEQLRRDEERRHAEREQEYKRKQIEEQRQAERLQRQLQQERAYLVSLQQQQQQQNQDGRPGEKKQLYHYKDSASPTDKPAWAKEVEERSKLNRQSSPALQHKALSSRVSEAALPPRSESFSAAGMQPARTPPSHRSVEPQMAHLIPVKTMSGSQSLQEGTRGDGGGMGRRGEEGGGMPPRQNSDPTSDSNPAPPPRTTSRDDDELPPKVPQRTTSISPALVRKNSPNGQGLIRASNPDLRASELSLDASLQRRSSHSSSSSSPSSQRGPPVQETSPPAAANQEVRIRQGEGRESARPSRPASYKKAIDEEELDLSALAKELRELRVEEGNRPPVKVRKVTDYSSSSDEGSESSDEDGETGQDGTVAVMPQQGEEYGGLTDEPLAGSFNTTQDSTLVMREAEERRRASGHGESNGFHSNRRGSSNHGNLPDLVQQSSTSSPSALDSLKEQFGSKASFSPFGDPLSYQTSPTEDDDDEDESSAGLFTSDLLRQEQEQARLAEARKISVVNVNPTNIRPHSDTPEIRKYKKRFNSEILCAALWGVNLLVGTESGLMLLDRSGQGKVYNLITRRRFLQMDVLEGLNVLVTISGKKNKLRVYYLSWLRNRILHNDPEVEKKQGWVTVGELEGCVHYKVVKYERIKFLVIAQKNAVEIYAWAPKPYHKFMAFKSFTDLQHRPQLVDLTVEEGQRLKVIYGSCLGFHVIDVDSGNPYDIYVPSHIQSQVTPHAIVVLPKTDGMEMLLCYEDEGVYVNTYGRITKDVVLQWGEMPTSVAYIHSSQIMGWGEKAIEIRSVETGHLDGVFMHKRAQRLKFLCERNDKVFFASVRSGGSSQVFFMTLNRSSMMNW, encoded by the exons GATCCAGCGGGGATCTTTGAGCTGGTGGAATTGGTGGGCAACGGAACCTATGGACAGGTGTACAAG GGTCGTCATGTCAAGACAGGACAACTGGCGGCCATCAAGGTCATGGATGTCACTGGG gatgaggaggaggagattaAGGCAGAGATCAACATGTTGAAGAAGTACAGCCACCATCGGAACATCGCTACCTACTATGGTGCCTTCATCAAGAAGAACCCCCCTGGCGCTGATGACCAgctttgg TTGGTGATGGAGTTCTGTGGCGCGGGCTCAGTCACAGATCTCATTAAAAACACCAAGGGGAACTCACTGAAGGAGGAGTGGACAGCGTACATCTGTAGAGAGATCCTCAGG GGTCTGACCCATCTTCACCAGCACAAAGTCATCCACAGAGACATCAAAGGTCAGAATGTCCTACTGACTGAGAATGCAGAGGTCAAGCTTG TGGACTTTGGCGTGAGCGCTCAGTTGGATCGAACGGTGGGACGAAGGAATACTTTTATCGGAACGCCCTATTGGATGGCTCCTGAAGTCATTGCCTGTGACGAAAACCCAGAGGCTACCTACGACTTCAAG agcgACCTGTGGTCTCTGGGTATAACTGCTATAGAAATGGCAGAGGGAGCACCAC CTCTGTGTGACATGCACCCAATGAGAGCGCTCTTCCTCATTCCCCGAAACCCCGCCCCAAGGCTCAAGTCCAAAAAGTG GTCTAAGAAGTTCCAATCGTTCATCGAGAGCTGTTTGGTGAAGAGCCACGGCCAGAGACCGAGCACAGAGCAGCTGCTGAAACACCCCTTCATCAGAGAGCTGCCCAACGAGCGGCAGGTCCGCATCCAGCTGAAGGACCACATCGACAGGACCAAGAAGAAgcggggagagaggg ACGAGACGGAATATGAGTACAGCGgaagtgaggaggaggaggaagaggagcgaAACGTCGGGGAGACAAG CTCCATCATAAACATCCCTGGCGAGTCCACGTTAAGGCGGGACTTCCTGCGCCTGCAGCTGGCCAATAAGGAGCGCTCTGAGGCTCTGAGGCGGCAGCAGCTGGAGCAACAGCAGAACGAGGAACACAAGCGCCTCCTGCTGGCCGAGCGACAAAAACGCATAGAGGAGCAGAAAGAACAGAGGAGGAGGCTGGAGGAG CAACAGCGTAGAGAGCGAGAGTTGAGGAAacagcaagagagagaacagaggagacgCTACGAGGAGATGGAGCAGCTGCGGCGGGACGAGGAGCGTAGGCATGCCGAGCGTGAGCAG GAGTATAAGCGTAAGCAGATTGAGGAGCAGCGTCAAGCCGAGAGGCTACAGAGACAATTACAGCAGGAG AGAGCCTATCTGGTGTCTctacagcagcaacaacaacaacaaaaccaagATGGCCGACCAGGAGAGAAGAAACAGCTGTATCACTATAAAGACTCAGCTAGTCCTACTGACAAACCCGCCTGGGCGAAAGAG gtggaGGAGCGATCCAAGTTGAACAGGCAGAGTTCTCCGGCGCTGCAGCACAAGGCCCTGTCCAGCCGGGTCTCTGAGGCCGCGCTGCCCCCCCGATCCGAGTCCTTCAGCGCCGCCGGGATGCAGCCGGCACGCACGCCTCCGTCACACCGCTCCGTAGAACCACAG ATGGCCCATCTGATTCCAGTGAAGACCATGTCAGGCTCTCAGTCTCTGCAGGAGGGGACAAGGGGAGACggtggagggatggggaggagaggggaggagggaggaggcatGCCGCCTCGTCAGAACTCTGACCCCACGTCAGATTCGAACCCCGCCCCCCCACCTCGTACCACCAGCCGAGACGACGACGAGCTCCCTCCTAAAGTCCCTCAGAGGaccacctccatctctcccGCCCTCGTGAGGAAAAACTCCCCCAACGGGCAGGGACTCATACGAGCCAG TAATCCAGACCTGAGAGCGTCAGAGCTGTCTCTGGATGCTTCTCTACAGAGGAGGTCTTcacattcctcctcctcatcttcaccATCCTCACAGAGAG GTCCACCAGTCCAGGAAACATCCCCCCCAGCGGCAGCCAATCAGGAGGTCAGGATCAGACAGGGAGAAGGGCGAGAGTCAGCCAGACCCAGCAGACCTGCA AGCTATAAGAAAGCCATAGACGAG GAGGAACTG gaCCTCAGTGCCCTGGCTAAGGAACTTCGAGAGTTGAGAGTAGAAGAGGGTAACCGACCTCCAGTGAAGGTGAGAAAG GTGACGGACTACTCTTCGTCGAGTGACGAGGGGTCAGAGAGCAGCGACGAGGACGGAGAGACGGGTCAAGACGGGACTGTGGCAGTCAt GCCACAGCAGGGTGAGGAATATGGAGGTTTGACTGATGAACCTCTGGCTGGCTCCTTCAACACAACACAAGACAGCACCTTGGTGATGagagag gcggaggagaggaggagggcgTCAGGCCATGGTGAAAGTAACGGGTTCCATAGCAACCGTCGAGGCAGCAGTAACCATGGGAACCTCCCTGACCTGGTCCAGCAGAGCTCCACTTCCTCACCGTCCGCCTTGGATTCACTAAAAGAG CAATTTGGATCGAAGGCTTCCTTCTCCCCATTTGGAGACCCTCTCTCCTATCAGACCTCCCCTACGGAAGATGACGACGATGAAGATGAGAGCTCCGCTG GTCTGTTCACTAGTGACTTGTTGCGGCAGGAACAGGAGCAAGCCAGGTTAGCCGAGGCCAGGAAGATCAGCGTGGTCAACGTGAACCCGACCAACATACGACCACACAGCGACACGCCTGAGATCCGCAAATACAAGAAGAGATTTAACTCTGAGATCCTGTGTGCGGCTCTCTGGG GTGTGAACCTGCTGGTGGGGACAGAGAGCGGTCTGATGCTGCTGGACCGCAGCGGTCAGGGGAAGGTCTATAACCTGATCACCCGACGACGCTTCCTTCAGATGGACGTCCTGGAAGGCCTCAACGTCCTGGTCACGATATCAG GGAAGAAGAATAAGTTGCGTGTTTACTACCTGTCCTGGCTGAGGAACAGGATATTACACAACGACCCTGAGGTGGAGAAGAAGCAGGGCTGGGTCACAGTGGGGGAGCTGGAGGGCTGTGTCCACTACAAAGTCG TGAAGTACGAGAGGATCAAGTTCCTGGTGATTGCTCAGAAGAATGCTGTGGAGATCTACGCCTGGGCACCAAAACCCTATCACAAGTTCATGGCCTTCAAG tCGTTCACTGACCTGCAGCACCGCCCCCAGCTGGTTGACCTGACGGTGGAGGAGGGTCAGAGGTTAAAGGTTATATACGGCTCCTGCCTAGGTTTCCATGTTATCGACGTTGACTCTGGCAACCCGTACGACATCTATGTCCCCTCacat ATCCAGAGCCAGGTGACCCCCCATGCCATCGTGGTCCTCCCTAAGACAGACGGGATGGAGATGCTGTTGTGCTACGAGGACGAGGGCGTGTATGTCAACACCTACGGGCGCATCACCAAAGACGTGGTCCTGCAGTGGGGAGAGATGCCCACATCAGTGG cctATATCCACTCCAGCCAGATAATGGGCTGGGGGGAGAAGGCCATAGAGATCAGGTCTGTGGAGACTGGACACCTGGACGGGGTCTTCATGCACAAGAGAGCCCAGAGACTCAAGTTCCTGTGTGAAAGGAACGACAAG gtgttcTTTGCGTCAGTGAGGTCTGGAGGAAGCAGCCAGGTGTTCTTCATGACCCTGAACCGTAGCTCGATGATGAACTGGTGA